ATAGTTGATTTCCCGGTTCCATTAGCACCGATAAGTGCGATTTTTTCCCCAGCAAAAACTTTCATATTTATCGCTTTTAGTGCTTGAAATCTGCCCAAATAGGAATACGAAACATCTTTTAGTTCAAAAATAGGTTCGTTCATATACCAAAAATCCTTACTGGCCGTAGCAGTACATAAATTCCGGCAGAAATTACTATCACCACCGCAAGCCAAAACCAGTCTCCAATAGAGGTACTAAATTCATGCATTGATTTTGGTTCTCCGCGATAACCGCGGGAAAGCATGGCATTATACACCTGGTTGTTAAGCTGATAAGAACGCATCCATAAACTGGCTATGTTCCAGGTAACTATCTGGCGGCCTCGTTTATGATGCACATTCGTACCAACCCGACTTTTTACCGCTGTATGAGTCTGCTCCAGCATTTCAACAAAAAGATAAATATAGCGGTAACACATACCGAGAACCATAACAAACAATTGCGGAATTTTTACGGCACGCAGGACTTTCAGCAGTTCGTTGTGTTTTGTGGTAAGCGCAACTAAAATAACCAGTGACACCGATGTTATTACCCGCATCACAAAAAGCAATGCACCAGAAATTCCTTGCTGCGTAACAGCAATTCTGTAATTTCCTAATGAAAAACCCGCAACTTCATTACCAGGAGTAACAAAACTAAAAAGAGCCGGTATAGCAATAAATAACGAAAACAATGGGATAAAAAACCATGTCCTCTTAAGAAAAAAACTCATATTAATATGCGACAATTTTGCCGCCACAAGGCAAAGAACATAAAACCCAAACAAAACTGCTGTACTTTTAACAAACAAAAGCAACGCAACCAGCAGGAAAACGGTAATTACCTTAATCCTTGGGTCGCGCGCTTGCATAAGACCGGGAAGCCCCGCGGTTTCATCAGCATAAACTGACTCTTTCAGGAAAGAAAGAGCGCCCATTATAGAGCGCTCTATAAAACTGTGTTTTGGTTTTTTTTGCAAGCTAATTTTATTCCTTTTTTGTAAGAAGTTTTCCTATAAGCCACGCAAGTGCCGCGATAATGCAAATACCAACAACCGCCGAGAATATATAAGCCAAGCTTAAGTGCATTATACCTTTTTCTTCCCAGCCGTTAAAGGCATAATCTGGAAATGGGGCTTTCCACAACTCCGAAAGCTTCGCAAGCCCTTGAGGTACATATCCTGTCATCTTGCCTATTTCATCAACACCCCACTCACCCCATGCTGTCCCAGCTTTAAAGTGGTCAGGAAGAAGCAACCCCAAAGGTGAAAGAACTATCAATATTGCTATTCCAATCCAAAGTTTAGTTATTGTTTTCATAGTTTAATTCCCCTCGCACCCTATAAGAAGGGCCGGATCCTGTTTCTGTAAATATTTTATAACCAATGCAGTAACCAATGCCTCTACCAAGCCAAAAACCAGCAAATGCTCAGAACACATAGCTGTAACAGCGGTTCTAAGCCCATACGGACAGTATAATGTCTGTCCAGTTGCCGTGTGGTGCAAAAGTGGTTGAAGCCCAAACTCTATTCCGGCAATTAATGCCGCAACATTTATTCCTATATATGCCGCTATACCAGCAGCTATTACTCTTCTATTGGAATTAATTGGCGAACTTCCACTTATTATTCGGTAAACATAATAACCCACAAATGGCAACACAAAGGCCATATTAAAACAATTTGCCCCTATTGCGGTTATACCTCCATCGCCAAACATAAGTGCCTGTACAACAAGCGCTACGGTAATAGCTATGCATGCCGCCCATGGTCCTAGCAATATAGCAATCAGTACTCCACCCACCGCATGGCCTGTACTGCCACCCGGAATAGGCACATTAAACATCATAATTACAAAACTGAAAGCTGCCCCTATTGCAAGAAGCGGCACCTGCTTAACTTTTAATGTTTTCTTAACTATTTTTGAAGCGAAAGCCCAAATTGGGAGCATTACAACATAAAAGAATCCGCTTGTTACCGGCCCTAAATATCCGTCTGGGATATGCATTATTTTATCTCCTAAAAATTTAAATGATAACCAAATACAACATTATTTGATGCATCCTTAAAACTTTTTCCGAAACCAGCACTAACTATATTTTTTTCATTTAGTTTATACCTTAGCCCAACAAGCCAATTTGCAAAACCACTTTGAGAGGTACCATCATCATTTCCAAGAACCTCTCCAACAACATCAAATTTTTCAAGCGGGTACTCAATAGCGGCAGAGTAATTTGTAATACCGTTTATGGTTTCATCACCGCTTTGTAAATAACCAAGATTGCAATGAGTTATAAATGGTTTAAATTCGTATGAACATATTGCATTTAGCGCGTACGAACTCTCACCGCACTCGTTTGTATAAGATATTGCAAGCAAATCCTTTATTAGAGAAAACTTAAGTGAAAGTGCTGCTTCACCAAATCGTTCATTGCTAACAGGATCAATTTGATATGGGAATGATAAACCAAGGTCAAGCTTATCAGTTATTCCTTGCTTTAAGGAAATACCTGAAGTTATGTTGCGAATATCGCTATCTGAAAAAGCATTATTGTAGCCAACTTCAAGTTCATAATTACCAGTTCCAAGCACACCAGCATCATCTGTAGTCAGTGGGTGCGATGCAAAAGCACTAACTCCTGCAAAAGACAATAAAGCGACAATGAAAATCAAAATCAACATCTTACTTTTCACTTTTTTTCTCCTCCTTCATCGTTAATTTTTCGCAATCACAAAACAATTCGTGTTACGAATGTTTAGTATTGTAGCACAAAAATTAAAACTATGTCAACTAATCAATAAAAAATGAAAGATCCCTCCCCGCCTTTGGCGAGGTTCTATATGACAACTATAAAAGAATTAACTTGAAACAAACAGAAATAGAAGGTATTTTTTACAAGGCAAATTTAGGGGATTTATTTGTGTTTTGAGGATTTTGCCGCTGGAGAGGTGTGCGATGCTATTATTAACCCACAATTTGTTACACCTTTTTGGGCTCTTATTGTGTCGGTGAGTTTATTTATTAGTTCGGCATTGCCTTTTAAAACCAAAATTTCAAGGCAATTATTGTGATCAAGGTGCACATGCTGCGAGGATATAATTACATCACCGGCATCGTGTTGAATATCAATAATTTTGTTTACAAGGTCTCTTCTATGATGGTTATAAACCATGCTAAAAGCACCGGCAATATTACCTTTTAGCGAAGCAACCGATGAGAAAAGCAACTCTTGGCGCATTAAATCTTCTATGGCTTTTGAGCGGTTTGAATGCTTCCTTGCTTTGCTTAAGTGGTCAAAATCTTGAGCTAATTTTTTATCAATTGAAAGCCCAAATCTTACTTTTGACATTTATATATCCTTAACTCTGTTTTTTATGCATTATAATGCTTCTGCAATATCGTAAATAAGTTTTTCGGAATCCGCCCAGCCAAGGCAGGCATCGGTAATTGATTTGCCATACCCCTCAACTGATGCGTCTCTTAAGCCCTCTTCAATGTAACTTTCAATCATTAAACCTTTTACCATATTATGGATTTGGTCTGATTTTCTTCTGCTATGCATAACTTCTAAACAAATTCTGGGTTGTTCACTAAACTTTTTGCCTGAGTTGGCATGGTTTGCATCTACTATTATCGCACGGTTTTCAAGTGTTCTTTTAAGGTACATTTGACTTAAGAGCTGCAAATCTTCGTAATGATAATTTGGTATTGTTAAACCGTACTGGTTTACAGCTCCCCTGAGTATGCAATGAGCAAGTTCATTACCAGTAGTTTTAACTTCCCATGAGTTATAGGCAAATGTATGCGACAACTGCGCGGCTTGCACAGAGTTTAACATTACGGTAAGGTCGCCGCTGGTCGGGTTTTTCATTCCGCAAGGAATATCTAACCCGCTAACTGTTAAGCGGTGTTGTTGGTTTTCAACAGATCTTGCGCCTATTGCAACATAACTTAAAATATCTTCAAGGTACGGATAATTGCCCGGGTAAAGCATTTCATCGGCCGCGGTAAAGCCAGATTCTTTAATAACTCGTAAGTGCATTTTTCTAATAGCTGTTATGCCATTTACCATATTGGGTTCTTCTGTTGGGTCGGGTTGATGGGCCATTCCCTTGTAGCCCGCACCGGTTGTTCTTGGTTTGTTTGTGTAAACGCGCGGGATAAGAATGAGCTTGTCTAATACTTTTTCCTTAACCTTTGCAAGACGAACACAGTAGTCCACCAAAGCATCTTCGTTATCGGCAGAACACGGCCCAATTATCAAAATAAATTTCTGACTTTTGCGCTCAAATACATCTCGCACTTCTTTATCTATGCTTTTCTTTTTGGCCAATAATGCCTGAGGCAAAGGCATCTGACTAATTAAATCTTTTGGTGATGGCAATTCTCTTAAATATTTGAAACTCATTTTTTCTCCAATTGAAATTGATAAATTATAAGTAAGTGTTATTAAGCAAATACTTAGCGTAATCCCTAACCGACTCTTCAAGAGTCATAAACTTATGTTTACATCCCACTGCATTAACTTTATCCATATTGGCCTGGGTAAAGTATTGATACCGCTCTTTTATATTTTCGGGCATTTCTACATACTCAATTTTTGGCGTTTTATTAAGTGCACCAAAGACCGCATTAGCGATATCATTCCAACTTCTGGCCTTGCCAGTGCCTATGTTGTAAATACCGGTTTTAGAAGGGTTTTGAAAGAAAAAATTCATAACTTCAACAACATCTTTTATGTAAACAAAATCACGCAGTTGCTCGCCATCTGAGTATTCCTTTTTATACGATTTAAAAAGACGCATAACACCTTTGTCTTTTGCGTCCGGGAACATTTTGCAAACAACGCTTCTCATATCACCTTTGTGATATTCATTTGGACCAAACACATTGAAGAACTTAAAACCCGTTGTTTTATCTGCCAAGCCGTTTTGTAAAATCCACAAATCAAATATCTGCTTTGAAAAACCATAAACATTTAATGGCCGCAAATTATAAACTTTGCTATGCTCATCATCGTAGCCGTTTAAACCATCGCCATAAGTTGCGGCGGAAGACGCATAGAAAAAATTTGTTTTGTTTTTAATTGACCACTTTGCAAGATCTTTAGAAAATTCAAAATTGTTTTTTATAAAGTAATCACCATCGCAAAGCGTTGTAGAACTACAAGCGCCTATATGAATAACTTTTTTTGCCTTTGGCAACTTGCCGCTAAGCAAAAGCTTATGAAACTCTTCTTTTTGTAAATAATCGCTAAACTTTTTGCCAAGCAGGTTTTTCCATTTTTCACTGGAATCAAGGTTATCAACAACCATAATATCGGTAATACCAAGCTGATTTAGTTTCCACAAAAAACAACTGCCTATAAAACCAGCTCCGCCTGTAAGAATAATCATTTTTGCCTCCGTTTTCTGCGGTCTTGCTTACTTACTATTTTATTTTTGACTTCTTCTATAATCCAATGCGGCGTTGAGGCTCCCGCGGTTATGCCAACTGTTTTTACCCCAACAAACCACTGTGGTTTTATTTCGTTTTGCGTTTCTATCCATTTAGTTTTTACTATTTCAGAAGCAATTTCATAAAGGCGCCTTGTGTTGCCCGAGTTTTTACCGCCAACAACTATAAGCAAATCAACTTTTCTTGCCAATTTTCTTGCGCTTTCCTGTCTGTCGATAGTGGCACGGCAAATTGTGTTATGTATTTTCGCGTTTGGACTATATTTTTTTATGCACTCAACAATTTCTTTAAAATTATATGGGTCTTGCGTTGTTTGGCTTATTACGCCAATTTTATCTTTTAGTTTAATTTTTTTTACTTCTGCAGCATTTTCAACAACCCTGCAAAACTTTCCACCGTAAGATGTTAGCGCTTTTACTTCTGGATGCTCTCTATCACCTGCAATAATAACCTGATACCCTTTATCGGAGAGGTCTTTTACAACCTCTTGCGCTCTCTTAACAAACGGGCAAGTGGCATCTACAAGTTTTACACCTTTTGCTTTTATCTTTTCAGCCAGACCGTCAGGAATACCATGCGTTCTTATAACAAGCACGCTTCCTTTTTTTGAGTTTGGCTTATCAAGTGTTTTTACACCAATAGATTCCAGCCGACCTATTTCCTGAGGGTTGTGAATTAGCGGCCCAAAAGTATAAATTTCTTTTCTTTTTGCTACCGACTCTTCAGCAATACTTACAGCCCTGCGAACCCCAAAACAAAAACCGGCTTTATCGGCAATTAATATTTTCATTTATTTACTTTATTAAAATCAAAGCTTTTTTATCTCTTCAATTATTTGTTCTGCAAATTTTTTATATTCACCTTTTTGCCCAAACACAGGTGGCAACATAGCGCTACCATAAACAATTTTCACTCTGCCTAATTTTAAAATATTGTTTGAGTTTATTATTCTTACCGGCACAACCGGCACATTTGCGGCAGCGGCTATCATAGCTATACCTGAGCGGGCATTCCCTATTTGGCCGTTTCTTGAGCGGGTTCCTTCCGGAAATATAAGCAAAGCGTTACCCCTTTTTAATAACTTTATTGCTGTTCTAAAAGCTCCAACATCCTGCTTGTTGCGTGCAACAGGGAAGGCATTTACCATTGAAATTATCTTACCAAACACAGGAATTTTAAAGAGCTCTTTTTTTGCCATAAAAAATAATGGCCGACTTAAATAAGAACCTGTTAAGGGCGGATCAGCCAGGCTTAAATGGTTTGGTGCAATTATAACTCCGCCAGTTTTTGGTACATTCTCTGAGCCAATAACTTCTGCGCGCCAAATTGTTGAAAACAAAGAACGATATACAAACCTGCCAATTCTAAAAAGCAGTCCATTACCATTTACTTTTGCCATAAGCTAAGCGCCTTTTATACTATCCAAATCACTTCGAAACTTTGCGTAAGATGTGCCCACACATACTACATCGTTTATATATGTTTTGCCATCAGCAATTAAAGACGCTATTGAAAGCATCATTGCAATTCTGTGATCATTATAGCTTTCAACTTTGGCACCTTTTAGCTTTGTAGGTCCGTTTATTATTAAACCATCTTCTGTTTCTTCTATATCCGCGCCCATTTTTGTAAGTTCGCTTGCAATGGTTTTAATACGGTCGCTTTCTTTTACACGCAATTCCTGCGCACCATATATCTTTGTTTGCCCTTTTGCCTGTGTTGCGGCAAGCGCAAGAATTGGTATTTCATCTATGAGCCGTGGAATTATTTCGCCGCCAAATTCAACCGCTTTAAGCTCTGAGCTTTCAACTAAAATATCCACCACAGGTTCGCCGCAAACATCGCGCTTGTTTTGCAAAGTAATTTTTGCGCCCATTTTCTTTAAAATTTCAAGTATGCCATCTCTTGTTGGATTTATTCCAACATTTTTTAAAGTAATTTTTGAATTTGGAACTATTAAACCAGCTACAATGAAAAACGCGGCAGAAGATATATCGCCAGGAACAACCATATCCATTGCTTTTAGTTCATTTGTTTTTTCAATACTAACTGTGTTGCCATCAACATTAAGTTTTGCACCGCGCGCTTTAAGCATTCTTTCGGTATGATCACGCGACTTTGTGGGTTCGCTAAATGTTGTAACACCATTTGCATAAAGCCCTGCAAGCAAAATGCACGATTTTACCTGAGCGCTTGAAATAAGAGATTTATAATTTATTGCTTTTAAATTTTTTGAGCCGGTTATTGTAAATGGTAGGTGACTATTTTCTTTCAGGCTAAAAACAGCACCCATTTCTGACAACGGCTCTATTATTCGCTTCATTGGCCGTTTAGATAAACTTGCATCTCCAACCATTGTTGAAGAAAAATTTTGACCTGCAAGTATTCCGCTTAACAATCTAACAGTTGTGCCAGAGTTTCCGGCATCAATTTGGGTTTTTGGGACAATTAGCCCATTCAATCCAACTCCATGAATTTCAAGAGTACTACCTTCTTCAATTATGCGAACACCCATGCCTTCAGAACAAGGGAGCTTTGAAAAATCCATTGACGAAAAAGCCCTTATAGTGGCGTTGCAATCACCTGAAGCAAGGTAATTTTCTATACGAGACACACCGTTTGCAATACTTGAAAACATTATCGCCCGATGTGTTATTGACTTATCTGCAGGCACGCTAATTTCACCGCTAAGTTTTTTTACGCGAGAAAATTCCCAATGTGAATTCATTTCTTATTGCTCTTAAATTCTTTTTTTGCAATGTGCCCTACTAAAAACTGTTTTTCAAGTTTATCTTTTGCTTTAAGAGCTTGATGTGAGTGTGAGAGAATTTTTAATAAATTGCCAAGTGCGTTATTGAGTGCGGATTTATTTGAATTGCATATAACAGCCCAGTCGGCAGGGTTTGAAAGCGCCACACGGGTAATATCTCTAAAAGAACTGGCGGCAATTAATGGAAGCTCAGGAATTTCTTTTAACTTTTTACCGCATAGTTCAGAAATGGAAAACGCTATTATATGCGGTATGTGGCTTACAAGCGCAACAGCTTCATCGTGCTTTTTGCAAGGCATTTCTATTACGGTTGCGCCACAACTTTGCCAAAGAGCACGAACAAGGTTTAATGATTTTTGGTTTGATAATTCAGGAGTTAAAATAACTGTGGCACCGTTAAAAAGTTTGGAAGTTGCAGATCTTATGCCGCTTTTTTCTTTGCCAGCCATGGGGTGTGAGCCGACAAAATTTATTTTTGATTTATTTTCTTTTAAAACTTTTTTTACATTATTAATTACAAGTTCTTTTACGCCGCCGGCATCAGTTATTACACAGTTCTCTTTAATGTGCGGTAAAATGTTTTTTACAATCACTCCGATTGTATTTACCGGTGTGCATATAACAACTATATCTGCTTTGGATGCGGCAGAAAATTCGGTTGAAAACTCATCTAATGCGCCAAGTTTTTTTGCAAGTTTGAGTTTTTTTATATCTCTGCCGATGCCAATAACAAAAAAATCTCCATCGTGGCGTTCTTTGAGCGCCATACCCAGCGAACCGCCTATTAAACCAACTCCGATTATTGCAATTTTTTTCATTTTAGATTTTTTAAAATTCTATTAAAATAATGAATCTCCACCCAACTTGCTGTGCGGTATCAGCGATTCCAATTCTTTCTTCCTCTCCCTTGATGGGAGAGGATTGAGGTGAGGGTGTGCATTTGATAACATTTTACTTTTGACCCCCTCATCCTACCCTTCTCCCACCAAGGGGAGAAGGAATGATTTGGTAACCATCCCACAATTATTAAGTTAAAGTAGATTGAAATTTTACTATTAGATGCTTCTTCCAATGGCCTTTGCAAGCACTCTTAAATCATTCATTAAAGCTTCAAACTCTTGTGGGGTCAAACTCTGTGGCCCATCGGAGAGTGCTTCTTGCGGGTTTGGGTGCACTTCAATTATAAGCCCGTCTGCACCACAAGCCAAAGCCGCCTTTGCCATTGCTGGTATATGTTCCCTTATACCAATGCCGTGCGAAGGGTCAACTATTATCGGCAAATGAGTAAGTTTTTTTAACACAGGCACAGCATTTAAATCAAGCGTAAAGCGGGTTGAATCTTCAAATGTTCTTATGCCGCGCTCACAAAGCATTACATTGTAGTTGCCCTGCGAGAGAATATACTCGGCCGAAAGCAGAAATTCTTTTATGGTTGTTGCCATACCGCGCTTTAAAAGTACAGGTTTTCTTTGCTTGCCTGCGGCTTTTAGCAAATCATAATTTTGCACATTACGCGCGCCAATTTGAATTATATCGCAATACTTTGCGACAAGCGAAACTTCAGCTATGGTCATTGCCTCGCTTACAACTGCTAAGCCGGTTTGTTTTTTAGCTTGAGATAAAATTACCAAACCCTTTTCACCAAGGCCCTGAAAAGCATAGGGCGAACTCCTTGGTTTAAATGCTCCACCACGCAACACGCTTGCACCACATGCTTTTACAATTTGTGCCGCCTTAATTGTGATGCCTTTTGCTTCAACCGCGCATGGGCCAGCCATTACAACAACTTTATTGCTTCCAATTTCAAGCTTTCCAACTTTAACGATTGTGTTTGTTTTTTTAAAGTCGCGGCTGGCAAGTTTATATGGCTTTTCTATTTCGCTTATGTGTTCAACCGCTGTAAGCGCTTCAAAGGCCTCTTTGTATATTTCAGCGCGTTCACCAATCATACCTATTATGGTAACATCTTTGCCTTTTGAAATATGCGGCAAGTACTTTAACTTTTTTATTTTATTAATTACCGCATCCACATCTTTTTTTGCTGCACCACGCTTTAGTGTAATTATCATTTATTAATTACCTTTTTAAGCGCTTTCATAAAGAATGTGTTCTCAGCAACAAGACCAATACTTACACGCAAAAATTCAAAAAGATTATATTCATCCATGGCACGCGCTATTACGCCTTTTTTTAACAACTCTTTAAAAACTTTCGTTCCTTTTTTGGGAGCGGTTTTTATAAGTATAAAGTTCCCGGCGGAAGGTATATACTCTATATTTAAAGAATCAAAAAACTTATAGAGGCGTTTCTTTTCCTTTTCTACAAGCGCAATGCTTTTGATAACTTGCAAAGTGTCTTGCAAACTTGCAATTGCGGCAACATTCGCCTGAGTGTTTATATTAAATGGCGGCCTGATTCTATCAATATAACCCGCTACTTGCTGTGAAGTAAAACCGTAACCAATGCGCAAACCCGCAAGAGCGTATATTTTTGAAAATGTGCGCAATACAATAAGCTGAGGATACTTTTCAATTAGCTTGAGTGTTTGTGGATAATCTTTGTTTATGTTCGCAAACTCATAATATGCCTCGTCAATTACGACTATTGGCATTGCGCTGCCAAACTTTTTATAAAGCGCGCTTAAAAAACCTTCAATTTCATTTTTGGTGTTATATGTGCCAGTTGGGTTATTTGGGTTTACAATAAAAACAGCCTTTGTTTTACGATTTACCCTGGCAAACATTGCACTTAAGTTGTGCGTGTAATTTTTCATTGGCACGCTTACAACTTTGCAATTCATAAGGTTGCCGACCATTTTATACCTTATAAAGACACTTTCTGAAACAACTATTTCATCACCCGGGTTAAAAAAAGTTTTAGCGATAAGTTCAATAATCTCGTCTGAGCCGGCACCAAGCAATATTTGCGGCATTGGTATTTTAAACTTTTTGCTTAGCGCGTTTTTTAGCTCATAAGAGTTTGAATCGGGATAAAAATACGCTTTACTTGCTGCATTTTTCATTGCCAATATCGCGCGTTTTGAAGGCCCAAGCGGGTTTTCGTTTGAGGCAAGCTTTACAACTTTTTTAAGCCCAAGCTCACGCTTAATTTGTTCTATCGGCCTGCCTGCAGAGTATGGTTCAAAACTATTACAGCACGGCCTTATGTATTTTTTAATGTTCATACTTTTCACTTTATTTTTCCTCTCTTTCTTCAACAAGTATGCCGTTTATAAATACGCGCAGGCGAGCTTGCCCGGCAGAGTCATAAGGAACTTCCAATTTTGTGCCCGGTGCGCGTGACCCAGAAAATATTTCTTTTTCGCCATTTGAATCAAGCAAAACTATGCGTATAAGACGCTCTTGCCCACCTTGTGATATTTCGTAGTAAAATATTTTGCTGCCTTGCAAACGCGCAGGGTTATTGTCGGAAAATGACACCGTTAGCGTTATTTGGGTACCATCGCTAATCTGCTCATCGCAAGCGGGGCTTTGTTTTATAATAGTTCCAGCGGAAATATTTGGCACTTTCTCTTCTAAAACAACTAAGTTAAAATTTTTCTCTTGCGCCCAGCGCCTTGCGTCT
This region of Endomicrobiales bacterium genomic DNA includes:
- the hisC gene encoding histidinol-phosphate transaminase; protein product: MNIKKYIRPCCNSFEPYSAGRPIEQIKRELGLKKVVKLASNENPLGPSKRAILAMKNAASKAYFYPDSNSYELKNALSKKFKIPMPQILLGAGSDEIIELIAKTFFNPGDEIVVSESVFIRYKMVGNLMNCKVVSVPMKNYTHNLSAMFARVNRKTKAVFIVNPNNPTGTYNTKNEIEGFLSALYKKFGSAMPIVVIDEAYYEFANINKDYPQTLKLIEKYPQLIVLRTFSKIYALAGLRIGYGFTSQQVAGYIDRIRPPFNINTQANVAAIASLQDTLQVIKSIALVEKEKKRLYKFFDSLNIEYIPSAGNFILIKTAPKKGTKVFKELLKKGVIARAMDEYNLFEFLRVSIGLVAENTFFMKALKKVINK